A window of Acinetobacter sp. TR3 contains these coding sequences:
- a CDS encoding TetR/AcrR family transcriptional regulator, with translation MSKSAHKILDTAEKLFYENSFVGVGVDLIRDESGCSKTTMYTYFKNKNQLVKSVLQARDEKFRNSLVAYVAGETGRPALDKLIDWHLLWFQEDNFKGCLFVRAVAESHLGDQDIIMVSKDHKVWIRKLIAQYLASFSNADVLVEIIYTLIEGLISRFLVEGYDVKVAAEIKNSIRQIVDTFALIDLNPKEI, from the coding sequence ATGTCTAAATCGGCCCACAAAATATTGGATACAGCAGAAAAATTATTTTATGAAAATAGTTTTGTTGGTGTGGGTGTTGATTTAATTCGGGATGAGTCAGGCTGTTCAAAAACAACGATGTACACTTATTTTAAAAATAAAAATCAATTGGTGAAGTCGGTTTTACAGGCACGAGACGAAAAGTTTAGGAATAGTTTGGTTGCTTATGTTGCAGGTGAAACAGGGCGACCAGCATTAGATAAATTGATTGATTGGCATCTGTTGTGGTTTCAAGAAGATAATTTTAAAGGATGTCTATTTGTTCGAGCAGTAGCTGAATCGCATTTGGGTGATCAAGATATCATCATGGTTTCGAAAGACCATAAGGTCTGGATTCGAAAATTAATCGCGCAATATTTAGCATCTTTTTCGAATGCGGATGTATTAGTTGAAATTATTTATACTCTAATTGAAGGATTAATTAGCCGTTTTTTAGTTGAAGGTTATGATGTCAAAGTTGCAGCAGAGATCAAAAATTCAATTAGGCAAATTGTTGATACTTTTGCTTTAATTGATCTTAATCCAAAAGAAATTTAA